A genomic region of Methanomassiliicoccus sp. contains the following coding sequences:
- a CDS encoding CoA-binding protein — translation MKALFEPESIAVVGASNDERKIGHIVFSNLVRSNFKGTVYPINPKASDILGCKAYPSLTAIPGKVELVVICVPNTLVPSVMEESGIKGAEAVIVITAGFKELGKEGGLLERKVGEIAKKYGMRVLGPNCMGIMNTHHLMNITFTNIHPMAGSIAIASQSGAVCSSMLDWSTKSKVGFSKFISVGNKLDIDEADLLKSLKDDPDTNVIGMYIEGANRGKELMNEAFRTSQVKPIIVLKSGRTSSGSKAASSHTGALSGSDKIYDAAFHQANIIRVNTIDELFDLLQVFANMPMPKGDGLAIVTNAGGHGVMAADACSDYGLRLASFEKSTIEKLKGYLPEAANLYNPVDVLGDATADRYEFAIRTVMEDPNVNCVAVLLAPLDTVDIKAVAEHVASFAGKVSMPVVGAFVGGTKTNVGIELMHEANVPCYDSPDKAIRALGAMVHYKRMREASGDTAPVVVEGDRQKVQDVIASVRRSGRTSLSESEGKEILRAYGVAIPTEITASTAEAAAQAAAKIGFPVVMKIDSPDIAHKSDVGGVMVGVGSESAVRQSFELMMSKVRSRVPGATINGITICQMVKGKEVLMGMTRDEQFGPVITFGLGGVFVEIMKDVSQRIAPLTKHDVDTMVRSIRSYPILTGARGGRTADIESLKDTIFRISQIALDFPEISELEVNPVMVGDEGKGTYAVDALVVLRREN, via the coding sequence ATGAAAGCCCTCTTCGAGCCAGAGTCTATTGCGGTGGTCGGTGCATCGAACGATGAAAGAAAGATCGGGCATATCGTCTTCAGTAACCTCGTCCGATCGAATTTCAAGGGAACGGTGTATCCCATCAATCCCAAGGCCAGTGATATCCTTGGCTGCAAGGCCTACCCCTCATTGACGGCAATACCGGGCAAGGTGGAGCTGGTGGTGATATGCGTCCCCAACACCCTCGTCCCCTCGGTAATGGAGGAGTCGGGCATCAAGGGGGCGGAGGCCGTCATCGTCATCACCGCCGGGTTCAAAGAGCTGGGAAAGGAGGGAGGTTTGCTCGAGCGCAAGGTAGGCGAGATCGCCAAGAAGTATGGCATGCGCGTGCTCGGCCCTAACTGCATGGGCATAATGAACACCCATCACCTGATGAACATCACCTTCACCAACATCCACCCCATGGCCGGCTCCATCGCCATCGCCTCCCAGTCCGGGGCGGTGTGCAGCTCCATGCTGGACTGGTCCACCAAGTCCAAGGTAGGGTTCTCCAAGTTCATCAGCGTCGGTAACAAGCTGGACATTGACGAGGCGGACCTGCTGAAATCTCTCAAGGATGACCCCGATACCAATGTCATCGGGATGTACATCGAGGGGGCCAACCGCGGCAAGGAGCTGATGAACGAGGCGTTCAGGACCAGCCAGGTCAAGCCAATCATCGTTCTCAAGTCGGGAAGGACCAGCTCCGGTTCCAAGGCGGCATCGTCGCACACCGGCGCGCTCTCTGGCAGCGACAAGATCTACGATGCGGCGTTCCATCAGGCTAATATCATCAGGGTCAACACCATCGACGAGCTCTTCGACCTCCTGCAGGTCTTCGCCAACATGCCCATGCCCAAGGGGGACGGACTGGCGATCGTGACCAACGCCGGCGGCCATGGTGTCATGGCCGCGGACGCCTGCTCCGACTACGGGTTGAGACTGGCCTCTTTCGAGAAGAGCACCATCGAGAAGCTGAAGGGCTACCTGCCGGAAGCGGCCAACCTCTACAATCCCGTGGACGTCCTGGGGGACGCCACCGCGGACAGGTACGAGTTCGCCATACGGACGGTAATGGAGGACCCCAACGTGAACTGCGTAGCCGTTCTGCTGGCACCCTTGGATACGGTGGACATAAAGGCGGTAGCGGAGCATGTGGCATCCTTTGCCGGCAAAGTGTCCATGCCAGTGGTGGGCGCGTTCGTGGGAGGGACCAAGACCAACGTGGGAATCGAGCTGATGCACGAGGCCAATGTTCCTTGCTACGACTCCCCCGACAAGGCCATCCGCGCGCTGGGAGCCATGGTTCACTACAAGAGGATGAGGGAGGCGTCCGGCGACACCGCCCCCGTGGTGGTAGAGGGCGACCGGCAGAAGGTGCAGGACGTGATCGCTTCGGTGCGCCGGAGCGGCCGCACCTCCCTGAGCGAGAGCGAGGGTAAGGAGATCCTGCGCGCCTATGGAGTGGCCATCCCCACGGAGATCACAGCGTCCACCGCCGAGGCAGCAGCCCAGGCCGCCGCCAAGATAGGGTTCCCGGTGGTCATGAAGATCGACTCGCCCGACATCGCCCACAAGTCCGATGTCGGTGGCGTCATGGTCGGGGTCGGCTCGGAGAGCGCCGTACGCCAGAGCTTCGAGCTTATGATGTCAAAGGTCCGGTCCCGTGTTCCCGGTGCCACCATCAACGGCATAACCATCTGCCAGATGGTCAAGGGCAAGGAGGTCCTAATGGGGATGACCCGCGACGAGCAGTTCGGGCCGGTCATCACCTTCGGCCTGGGCGGGGTCTTCGTGGAGATAATGAAGGATGTCTCCCAGCGCATCGCTCCCCTGACCAAGCACGACGTGGACACCATGGTGCGGTCGATAAGATCATACCCCATATTGACCGGTGCCAGGGGAGGAAGGACGGCGGACATCGAGTCGCTGAAGGACACCATCTTCCGCATATCTCAGATCGCGCTCGATTTCCCGGAGATATCAGAGCTGGAGGTCAATCCAGTCATGGTAGGGGATGAAGGAAAGGGCACATATGCGGTAGATGCCCTTGTAGTATTGAGGAGGGAGAACTGA
- a CDS encoding CBS domain-containing protein has product MIPEDSVISAIELMIENDIGSVIVVDDKTEAVVGIFTERDILRRYMTSRSKFIHLRISEVMTKPVHTVNPGTKLSTAVKMMRDHDVARLPVVDDENRLLGILFWKDIFDDFCCKRIE; this is encoded by the coding sequence GTGATCCCAGAAGACTCTGTGATCAGCGCTATCGAGCTGATGATCGAGAACGATATTGGCAGCGTGATAGTGGTTGATGACAAGACAGAGGCCGTGGTAGGGATATTCACCGAGAGGGATATCTTGCGTCGTTACATGACCAGCAGGTCCAAGTTCATACACCTGAGGATCTCGGAGGTCATGACCAAGCCGGTCCACACCGTCAATCCGGGGACGAAGCTGTCCACAGCGGTCAAGATGATGAGGGACCATGATGTCGCCCGCCTCCCAGTGGTGGATGATGAGAACCGTCTCCTGGGGATCCTGTTCTGGAAGGACATTTTTGATGACTTCTGCTGCAAAAGGATCGAGTGA
- a CDS encoding ferredoxin, with protein MIVVVDQGSCIQCGLCYLDNCPEIFKEGSDGTSEIAEKYRTDSISQGEVPSELTDCAKVAADACPATAISVMDLS; from the coding sequence ATGATAGTGGTGGTGGACCAGGGATCGTGCATCCAATGCGGCCTGTGCTACCTTGATAACTGTCCTGAGATCTTCAAGGAAGGTTCTGACGGGACTTCCGAGATCGCCGAGAAATACCGTACCGATAGCATATCTCAGGGCGAAGTGCCCAGTGAGCTAACGGACTGTGCGAAGGTCGCTGCGGATGCCTGCCCGGCGACCGCCATAAGCGTGATGGACCTGTCCTGA
- a CDS encoding SRPBCC family protein, with protein sequence MARAGWNESFDKLEEYLGKGSVGVPRTILIANPGVQEIIIKRTFDAPRALVFRAFTDAMLIPQWWGPQKYTTAIDKLEVRDGGSWRFVQRDEEGNKFAFRGVFHEVRSPERIIQTFEFEPMPGHVEMQIARFDEREGKTDFCAKSVYLSVEDRDGMLSAGMEAGMNEGYVRLDALLERMKAHDIG encoded by the coding sequence ATGGCCAGGGCTGGTTGGAACGAGTCCTTCGACAAATTGGAGGAGTACCTGGGGAAGGGCAGTGTGGGCGTGCCCAGGACCATTCTCATAGCGAATCCCGGCGTTCAGGAGATCATCATAAAGCGGACGTTCGACGCACCTCGGGCGTTGGTGTTCAGGGCTTTCACCGATGCCATGCTGATACCACAGTGGTGGGGTCCACAAAAGTACACGACTGCCATCGACAAGCTGGAAGTCAGAGACGGCGGGTCATGGCGATTCGTTCAACGTGATGAGGAGGGCAACAAGTTCGCCTTCCGAGGGGTCTTCCACGAGGTCAGGTCTCCGGAGAGGATTATCCAAACCTTCGAGTTCGAACCCATGCCCGGCCATGTCGAGATGCAGATCGCCAGGTTCGACGAGAGGGAGGGGAAGACCGACTTCTGTGCTAAGAGCGTGTACCTGTCCGTGGAGGACCGTGATGGGATGCTCAGCGCAGGTATGGAGGCCGGGATGAACGAAGGCTACGTGAGACTGGACGCACTCCTAGAGCGGATGAAGGCTCACGACATTGGTTGA
- a CDS encoding cation transporter: MAILVGLIVFVLKLIAYFLSNSVALLSDALESTINIVASIMMFYALNLASQPEDEDHRYGHQKAENISALVEGILIIIAAILIIEAAVGRLSDPIPLEDINLGLIISLGATSLNGILAWAMMKEARKSRSMALEGDAKHLFSDVVSSAGVVVGLIIAVLTGLYVLDSVIAMVVAVLLIRMGVEVLRKTTRDLMDATCEEEELVIVGVLEKNQDLLEYHDLRTRRSGTTVFMDVHICIDGKKTVSEGQGIVAKVEEELKVVVPGIVPNFRIEDETQCKRYKAEGKN, from the coding sequence TTGGCCATTTTGGTAGGGCTTATAGTATTCGTACTGAAGCTCATAGCCTACTTCCTGTCCAACTCCGTTGCACTTCTCTCCGATGCTCTGGAGTCTACCATCAATATCGTCGCCTCCATCATGATGTTCTACGCTCTTAATCTGGCTAGCCAGCCCGAGGACGAGGACCACAGGTATGGACATCAGAAGGCCGAGAACATCTCCGCCCTGGTGGAGGGGATTCTCATTATCATCGCGGCCATTCTTATCATCGAGGCCGCCGTGGGCCGACTTTCCGATCCCATCCCTCTCGAGGACATCAACCTTGGACTGATCATATCCCTCGGCGCCACCTCCCTCAACGGGATCCTCGCCTGGGCGATGATGAAGGAGGCGAGGAAGAGTCGCTCAATGGCGCTGGAGGGCGATGCCAAGCACCTGTTCTCGGACGTGGTGTCCTCGGCGGGAGTGGTTGTGGGTTTGATCATAGCAGTGCTGACCGGCCTCTACGTCCTCGATTCCGTGATCGCCATGGTGGTCGCGGTCCTGCTCATCAGGATGGGGGTGGAAGTCCTCAGGAAGACCACCCGAGACCTCATGGACGCGACCTGCGAGGAGGAGGAGTTGGTCATCGTGGGGGTCTTGGAAAAGAACCAGGACCTCCTCGAGTACCACGATCTGAGGACCCGCCGGTCCGGCACCACCGTTTTCATGGACGTCCATATCTGCATCGACGGCAAGAAGACAGTCTCCGAGGGCCAGGGGATCGTGGCCAAGGTAGAGGAGGAACTCAAGGTGGTGGTGCCTGGCATTGTTCCCAACTTCCGCATCGAGGATGAGACCCAGTGTAAAAGGTATAAGGCCGAGGGGAAGAACTGA